In one Candidatus Hepatincola sp. Av genomic region, the following are encoded:
- the dnaE1 gene encoding DNA polymerase III subunit alpha, translating into MKQFIHLRCHTNYSVGEGLLNISRLLDSCIEHNFPAIAVTDTGNMFGVREFSNKMISKGVQPIIGFQILVEYENFQGNFVLLAKDLNGYKNLLKLHKYAYKNKVSQKLDFPTISFQELLEHISNLVVLTGGIDGILAKILQANAKDKAELMLDLLIQRIGSDLYIELNRFFTQEDRELEDSFLKLALKKQIPIVATNNVTFLEKEDFEVADILLCIGQGVQQKEDRRKKALEHSYLKSSEEMIELFKDLPEAIENTVNIAQKCCFFINKQPLSLPQFSNNEEEFIIQEANAGLRKRLQSEVYPHIEESKKAEAAKYYQERLDFELSIINNMGFCGYFLIVSDFIKWAKSHDIPVGPGRGSGAGSLVAWCLLITDVNPIKFNLIFERFLNPERISMPDFDIDFCHDHRDEVIDYVKDRYGIDKVAHIITFGTLQAKAAIKDVGRTMGLRYSEVDQLTKKIPYSPPSVPLNLAKILKENAPLQQEMKEKEHINKLFQVALKLEGMYRNISTHAAGVVISKQPLDEVVPLFYDSEDGIGSVGFSMKYIEDVGLVKFDFLALKALTIIKDALKTVEESEKITIDLLNINYEDPKILELFIKGETLGVFQLESRGMTDVTKQLKPDHFEDIIAIIALYRPGPMDNIPLYLNNKKAKKIDCLHPKMVDILRETYGIMIYQEQVMQVAQVIAGYTLGGADILRRAMGKKDPVEMQKQRVIFIAGAKQHNDIEANLAGQIFDLIEKFAGYGFNKSHAVAYALISWQAAYLKAYYPTEFLASSMSADMRSNNKSSERFLEFIEEAKHYNIKLLTPSVNCPAVKFAIELDDNGNKAIRYSLLALKGVGEPLVHALVNSVSKHGQFTSIENFLERIEPKYINKKQLEALIKSGAFDSVYTNRNTLFQNIEAMINFNNNIFEDKTSNQINLFDVQENKNLLTLVQYEDWDTVTKSENELEIANYFLSSHPLSEFNDILIAQKVDSYKSILNSKKNKGFTAGYLMKISSSKSKSGNLFANLTFYDHSSIFTISLFGKAYEKYIGQIKEHKCYIVKTVTKRDENDTRLFIDSIEELTTNYKIKNLGRHKQEEVANLNNTKTNTAINSLANLSQADPSVTNIELILEETKYLDYLKNIHIPTGNTNLHLYVKHNNNYIKYFIENIELPANIIQELSQKQGIVIKVL; encoded by the coding sequence ATGAAACAATTTATTCATTTAAGGTGCCATACTAATTACTCTGTAGGTGAAGGGCTTTTAAACATTTCAAGGCTTTTAGATTCCTGTATAGAGCATAATTTTCCTGCTATTGCGGTAACAGATACCGGCAATATGTTTGGTGTTAGAGAGTTCTCTAATAAAATGATTAGTAAAGGAGTGCAACCTATTATTGGTTTTCAGATCTTGGTAGAATATGAAAACTTTCAAGGTAATTTTGTTTTACTAGCTAAAGATTTAAACGGATACAAAAATTTACTAAAACTGCATAAGTATGCTTATAAAAATAAAGTAAGTCAAAAGTTAGATTTTCCAACTATAAGTTTTCAAGAATTACTGGAACACATTAGTAATTTAGTGGTTTTAACCGGTGGTATAGATGGTATTTTAGCTAAAATTTTACAAGCAAATGCTAAAGACAAAGCCGAATTAATGTTAGATCTACTAATTCAACGTATAGGGAGCGACCTATACATAGAATTAAACCGTTTTTTCACTCAAGAAGATAGGGAACTAGAAGATAGCTTTTTAAAACTGGCTCTTAAAAAACAAATTCCTATAGTAGCAACTAATAATGTTACTTTTTTAGAAAAAGAAGATTTTGAAGTTGCTGATATTTTATTATGTATTGGGCAAGGCGTTCAGCAAAAAGAAGATCGACGCAAGAAAGCCTTAGAACATAGCTATTTAAAGTCTTCAGAAGAAATGATAGAGTTATTTAAAGACTTACCCGAAGCCATAGAAAATACTGTAAATATTGCCCAAAAATGTTGCTTTTTTATTAATAAGCAACCTTTATCTTTACCACAATTTAGTAATAACGAAGAAGAATTCATTATTCAAGAAGCCAATGCTGGTTTACGAAAACGGCTACAAAGTGAAGTATACCCACATATAGAAGAAAGTAAAAAAGCTGAAGCTGCCAAGTACTACCAAGAACGTTTAGATTTTGAATTAAGTATTATTAATAATATGGGTTTCTGTGGTTATTTTTTAATAGTATCAGATTTTATTAAATGGGCGAAATCCCATGATATTCCGGTAGGACCAGGTAGAGGTTCAGGAGCAGGATCGCTAGTTGCATGGTGTTTGTTAATTACAGATGTGAATCCTATAAAATTTAATTTAATTTTTGAAAGGTTTTTAAACCCTGAAAGAATATCTATGCCCGACTTTGATATAGATTTTTGCCACGACCACCGAGATGAAGTAATAGACTATGTTAAAGATAGGTATGGCATAGACAAAGTTGCCCATATTATTACCTTTGGTACTTTACAAGCAAAAGCAGCCATTAAAGATGTAGGAAGAACTATGGGGCTAAGGTATTCTGAAGTAGACCAACTAACTAAAAAGATTCCTTACTCGCCACCATCTGTGCCATTAAACTTAGCAAAAATTTTGAAAGAAAATGCTCCATTACAACAAGAAATGAAAGAAAAAGAGCATATAAACAAACTCTTTCAGGTAGCACTGAAGTTAGAAGGTATGTATAGAAATATTTCTACTCATGCGGCCGGAGTAGTAATTTCTAAACAACCGCTAGATGAAGTAGTACCATTATTTTATGATTCAGAAGATGGTATAGGATCTGTTGGTTTTTCTATGAAGTATATAGAAGATGTAGGTTTAGTAAAGTTTGACTTCCTAGCTTTAAAGGCTTTAACCATTATTAAAGATGCACTAAAAACTGTAGAGGAAAGTGAAAAAATTACCATTGACCTGTTAAATATTAATTATGAAGACCCAAAAATATTAGAGCTTTTTATTAAAGGAGAAACTTTAGGAGTTTTTCAGTTAGAAAGTAGGGGTATGACAGATGTAACCAAGCAGCTAAAACCAGATCATTTTGAAGATATTATTGCCATTATAGCATTATACCGCCCTGGACCAATGGATAATATTCCATTATATCTTAATAATAAAAAAGCCAAGAAAATAGATTGTTTGCACCCTAAAATGGTAGATATTCTAAGGGAAACCTATGGAATTATGATCTACCAAGAGCAAGTAATGCAGGTAGCTCAGGTAATTGCTGGCTATACGCTAGGTGGAGCCGATATTCTAAGAAGAGCAATGGGAAAAAAAGACCCTGTTGAAATGCAAAAACAAAGGGTAATTTTTATTGCTGGAGCTAAGCAACATAATGATATTGAAGCTAATTTAGCAGGGCAAATTTTTGACTTAATAGAAAAGTTTGCTGGCTATGGTTTTAATAAATCTCATGCCGTGGCCTATGCGTTAATTTCATGGCAAGCAGCTTATTTAAAGGCTTATTATCCAACGGAATTTTTAGCCTCTAGCATGAGTGCCGATATGCGTTCTAATAATAAATCATCTGAAAGGTTTTTAGAATTCATTGAAGAAGCTAAACATTATAATATTAAGCTACTTACGCCCTCGGTTAATTGCCCTGCTGTAAAGTTTGCAATAGAGCTAGATGATAATGGTAATAAGGCTATTCGTTATTCTTTATTAGCTTTAAAAGGAGTAGGAGAACCCTTAGTTCATGCCTTAGTAAATAGTGTTAGCAAACATGGTCAGTTTACTTCAATTGAAAATTTTTTAGAAAGAATAGAACCAAAATATATTAATAAAAAACAATTAGAAGCATTAATTAAAAGTGGAGCCTTTGATTCGGTATATACAAACCGTAATACTTTATTTCAAAATATTGAAGCCATGATAAACTTTAACAATAATATATTTGAAGATAAAACTTCCAACCAAATCAACTTGTTTGATGTTCAAGAAAATAAAAATTTATTAACTCTAGTTCAATATGAAGATTGGGATACAGTAACAAAAAGTGAAAATGAATTAGAAATTGCTAATTACTTTTTATCTTCCCACCCATTAAGTGAGTTTAATGATATTCTCATAGCACAAAAGGTAGATAGTTACAAAAGCATTCTTAATAGTAAAAAAAATAAGGGGTTTACCGCAGGCTACTTAATGAAAATTAGTAGTTCTAAATCTAAAAGTGGTAATTTATTTGCTAATTTAACATTTTATGACCATAGCTCTATTTTTACAATTAGCTTATTTGGTAAGGCTTATGAAAAATATATAGGGCAAATTAAAGAACACAAATGCTATATTGTAAAAACTGTAACTAAAAGAGACGAAAATGATACTAGGCTTTTTATAGATAGTATTGAAGAATTAACTACAAATTATAAAATTAAAAATCTGGGGCGGCATAAACAAGAGGAAGTAGCAAACCTTAATAATACTAAAACTAATACGGCAATAAATAGCCTAGCAAATTTAAGCCAAGCAGATCCTAGTGTTACTAATATAGAACTTATTTTAGAAGAAACAAAATACCTAGATTACTTAAAAAATATACATATTCCCACAGGAAACACAAATTTACATTTATATGTAAAACACAATAATAACTATATTAAATATTTTATAGAAAATATAGAATTACCTGCCAATATTATTCAGGAATTATCCCAAAAACAGGGCATAGTTATAAAAGTTCTATAG
- the rsgA gene encoding Putative ribosome biogenesis GTPase RsgA: MNYLEKYGLDSFFTQQLIHENISISQIAKIIAIHKKYYVSINNQGNIIKALAKGNLLHHLAVSNADLPQIGDFIILKNQTSQPNDDSFFIQKILQRKTVFKRKLVGKKQDVQILAVNVDYVFMTMSLDHQFNLKRLERFLLATFDSNIIPIIILTKEDLTQDPTSFTKEITTNFPHVTTIVTSILQPLSFNPIKDLLVNNKTAVLVGVSGSGKSTITNILLESEVQKVGVISQEKNKGKHTTTHREIFLLKSGGCIIDSPGIKEFGLWLDKNYNLNETFADILATAKLCKFRNCTHQNEPDCAIQAKIKTGEITQEHFNNYLYLLQEQQAETHNLTGNAKRKK; this comes from the coding sequence GTGAACTACTTAGAAAAATACGGTTTAGATAGTTTCTTTACACAACAACTTATTCATGAAAATATTAGTATTAGCCAAATTGCAAAAATTATTGCTATTCATAAAAAATATTATGTAAGTATAAACAATCAGGGAAATATCATCAAAGCCCTTGCTAAAGGTAACTTATTGCACCACCTAGCTGTAAGTAATGCCGACTTACCTCAAATAGGCGACTTTATTATATTAAAGAATCAAACAAGCCAGCCTAATGATGATTCTTTTTTTATTCAAAAAATATTACAAAGAAAAACAGTATTTAAACGTAAATTAGTTGGTAAAAAACAAGATGTCCAAATATTAGCAGTTAATGTAGACTATGTTTTTATGACAATGTCTTTAGATCATCAATTTAACCTGAAAAGGCTAGAACGTTTTCTGTTGGCAACTTTTGATTCTAACATAATACCTATTATTATTTTAACTAAAGAAGACCTAACTCAAGATCCTACAAGTTTTACCAAAGAAATTACTACTAATTTTCCCCATGTTACTACCATAGTAACTAGTATTTTGCAGCCCTTAAGTTTTAATCCTATTAAAGATTTACTAGTAAATAATAAAACTGCCGTGTTAGTAGGAGTTTCAGGTAGTGGAAAATCTACCATTACTAACATTTTATTAGAAAGTGAAGTACAAAAAGTAGGAGTTATTTCTCAAGAGAAAAACAAGGGCAAACATACCACAACTCATCGGGAAATTTTTTTATTAAAAAGTGGGGGCTGTATTATAGATAGCCCTGGTATTAAAGAGTTTGGCTTATGGCTAGATAAAAACTATAATTTGAATGAAACTTTTGCCGATATTTTAGCAACTGCTAAATTATGTAAATTTCGTAATTGTACCCATCAAAATGAACCTGATTGTGCTATTCAAGCTAAAATTAAAACAGGTGAAATTACCCAAGAACATTTTAATAACTATCTTTATTTATTACAAGAACAACAAGCAGAAACACACAATCTTACAGGCAATGCTAAACGTAAAAAATAA
- the sodB gene encoding Superoxide dismutase [Mn], producing the protein MTFTLEKLPFSMDSLAPFMSQETLEFHYGKHHQTYVDNLNNLIKDNEYKDLSLEEIINKSYKEKNNPIFNNAAQNYNHIEFWNSMKKGAASSMPDKLKDLIIKNFDSVEKFKEDLLKAGTTLFGSGWVWLALDNDKLEIMQCSNAANPLIFNKKPILGCDVWEHSYYIDYRNKRADFLKAWYENLINWEYVATKLD; encoded by the coding sequence ATGACTTTCACCTTAGAAAAATTACCCTTTAGCATGGATTCTCTTGCCCCTTTTATGTCGCAAGAAACTTTAGAATTCCACTATGGGAAACATCATCAAACTTATGTTGATAACTTAAATAACTTAATAAAAGATAATGAATATAAAGATTTATCTTTAGAAGAAATTATTAACAAAAGCTATAAAGAAAAAAATAATCCTATTTTTAACAATGCTGCCCAGAATTATAATCATATTGAATTTTGGAATAGCATGAAAAAAGGTGCTGCAAGTAGCATGCCAGATAAACTAAAAGATTTAATTATTAAGAATTTTGACTCAGTAGAAAAATTCAAAGAAGATTTACTTAAAGCAGGCACTACCTTATTTGGTTCTGGCTGGGTATGGCTAGCCTTAGACAATGATAAACTAGAAATTATGCAATGTTCTAATGCTGCTAATCCCTTAATATTTAATAAAAAGCCAATTTTAGGTTGCGATGTTTGGGAACATAGCTATTACATAGACTACCGTAACAAACGGGCAGATTTCCTTAAGGCTTGGTACGAAAACCTTATTAATTGGGAATATGTAGCAACTAAGTTGGATTAG
- a CDS encoding Outer membrane protein beta-barrel domain protein, whose translation MLFQYVFLLLLISVSAWAENTYMNIYQGKDINNIKADSPKDAPSEKESSPSNLILDTNIAVGGNTYSYNYTVGATLAYKFSRNYHSGFSFYLYDYSEVYAKSAPEASMWVDPHSTAKLDASSLVIAWYNEYQISKNSVMFAQFGIPLGHSNNNYNSWVNGFDSAGNWVEGEAKGNEYFNGIFTMDLGFKYYLTHSFYLGGQYRFYAADIDVNEHLTPTNEQPESDRPLKSGRYNNNSFLINIGYTFKS comes from the coding sequence ATGCTTTTCCAGTATGTATTTTTATTGTTATTAATAAGTGTTTCAGCGTGGGCAGAAAATACTTATATGAATATTTACCAAGGTAAAGATATTAATAATATTAAAGCAGATTCCCCAAAAGATGCTCCTTCTGAAAAGGAATCTTCACCGTCAAATTTAATTTTAGATACTAATATAGCCGTAGGAGGCAATACTTATTCTTACAATTATACAGTAGGAGCCACCTTAGCTTATAAATTTAGCCGTAATTACCATAGTGGTTTTTCCTTTTATTTATACGATTACTCTGAGGTTTATGCTAAATCTGCCCCAGAGGCATCAATGTGGGTAGACCCTCATTCAACAGCTAAACTAGATGCTAGTAGTTTAGTAATAGCTTGGTATAATGAGTATCAAATAAGTAAAAATTCGGTTATGTTTGCTCAATTCGGGATTCCTTTAGGCCATAGTAACAATAACTACAACTCATGGGTTAATGGTTTTGATAGTGCTGGTAATTGGGTAGAAGGTGAGGCTAAGGGCAATGAGTATTTTAACGGTATTTTTACTATGGATTTAGGCTTTAAATATTATTTAACTCATAGTTTTTATCTTGGAGGGCAATACCGCTTTTATGCCGCTGATATTGATGTAAACGAACATCTTACGCCCACAAACGAGCAACCAGAATCTGACCGCCCTTTAAAAAGCGGACGTTACAATAATAATAGTTTTTTAATTAATATAGGTTATACCTTTAAATCTTAA
- a CDS encoding Outer membrane protein beta-barrel domain protein: MFLYQYIIFIFLLSTLSLTANSNSYTANSSQNNVTISKIQKNKPNHQININNKTITKTHITKTQIVTKNGKKITIIKITKTKKPHHKINKAKRKIKRAYKKHHKPKPSNKGQPSKPNHNHGKKIHHRNKQTTIIIIKPSKDNPSKPVNPNPPNNDVQPIKVIPPKVFVIPPKIEPSNNIKINYQLNNKNIKTKYKGFIYELSGALGKNSYSNNYSIGTTIAYKFSKNYYSGLSFYNYNYQEDYSKSAGKVSFKVEPASNEVLSTNSYVLAWYNSYKISKNTILYNQLGIPFGVSNNSYSSKVAGYNHYGEWVEGDVNGEESFKGIFTMDLGIKYYLVSGFYVGSQYRLFVADINTNEYITPNNGSSYTRSLKAGRYNISSILVSLGYTFNAK, encoded by the coding sequence ATGTTTTTATACCAATATATAATTTTTATATTCTTACTAAGTACTTTATCTTTAACTGCAAATAGTAATAGCTATACTGCTAATTCTTCTCAAAATAACGTTACAATTTCCAAAATACAAAAAAATAAACCAAATCATCAAATAAACATTAACAATAAAACTATTACTAAAACACATATTACTAAAACACAAATTGTTACTAAAAATGGAAAGAAAATTACCATTATAAAAATTACCAAAACTAAAAAACCTCACCATAAAATTAATAAAGCAAAACGAAAAATAAAAAGAGCTTATAAGAAACATCATAAACCAAAACCTAGTAATAAGGGGCAACCTAGTAAACCTAATCATAACCATGGTAAGAAGATTCATCATCGGAATAAACAAACAACTATAATAATTATTAAACCTAGTAAAGATAATCCTTCTAAACCTGTAAACCCTAACCCCCCTAATAATGATGTGCAACCTATAAAAGTAATACCACCAAAGGTTTTTGTTATTCCACCTAAAATAGAACCTAGTAATAATATAAAAATAAATTATCAATTAAATAACAAGAATATAAAAACCAAATATAAAGGTTTTATCTACGAGTTAAGTGGAGCTCTAGGGAAAAATTCTTATTCTAATAATTACAGTATAGGTACTACTATTGCTTATAAGTTTAGTAAAAATTATTATAGTGGGCTATCCTTTTATAATTATAATTATCAGGAAGATTATAGTAAGTCGGCAGGAAAAGTTTCGTTTAAAGTAGAACCAGCATCTAATGAAGTATTATCAACTAATAGCTATGTTTTAGCTTGGTATAATAGTTATAAAATAAGTAAAAATACTATCCTTTATAACCAGCTTGGCATTCCCTTTGGGGTTAGTAATAATAGTTATAGTAGTAAGGTAGCAGGCTACAATCATTATGGTGAGTGGGTGGAGGGTGATGTGAATGGGGAAGAGTCTTTTAAAGGTATTTTTACTATGGACTTAGGTATTAAATATTATTTAGTTTCGGGCTTTTATGTTGGTAGCCAATACCGTTTATTTGTAGCTGACATTAATACTAATGAATATATAACTCCTAACAATGGTAGCTCTTATACTAGGAGTTTAAAAGCAGGGCGTTATAATATTAGTAGTATTTTAGTTAGCCTTGGTTATACTTTTAATGCTAAATAA
- a CDS encoding squalene/phytoene synthase family protein, which yields MFNVDNHRLLIASLINKQAVESFYILENFHQSLFDLPFKTTNTNLYQIKLQWYLDAIKNPAQSGVPTVDEFKKLAKTYNLSLTNVLTFITSYNINADTLPFKSVAELVSYAKNTEGALWKFYMQVCQVKDSNVLQLIEDIGCFYGIVGILRNTDFYFRYHRFILIFQEKDVTNYHQVGQDNLKQILTTAQNLLQKINKQQHILPKNIKPILLLSFVGKSYLKQLQKIGANYKLMASVQFSKIDNLKILLKILFHNY from the coding sequence ATGTTTAATGTAGATAACCATCGTTTGTTAATTGCTAGTTTAATTAATAAACAAGCTGTTGAGTCTTTTTATATTTTAGAAAATTTTCATCAATCATTATTTGATCTCCCCTTTAAAACTACCAATACTAATTTATACCAAATTAAACTGCAATGGTACTTAGATGCCATAAAAAATCCTGCACAAAGTGGAGTTCCTACAGTAGATGAATTTAAAAAGTTAGCAAAAACTTATAATCTTTCCTTAACTAATGTATTAACTTTTATAACATCTTATAATATTAATGCCGATACTTTACCTTTTAAATCTGTTGCTGAATTAGTTTCCTATGCCAAAAATACAGAGGGAGCATTATGGAAATTCTACATGCAGGTTTGCCAAGTAAAAGATAGTAATGTTTTACAATTAATAGAAGATATTGGCTGTTTTTATGGTATAGTTGGAATTCTCCGTAATACAGATTTTTATTTTAGGTATCATCGTTTTATTTTAATTTTTCAAGAAAAAGATGTAACTAATTACCACCAAGTAGGGCAGGATAACTTAAAGCAAATATTAACAACAGCACAAAACTTATTACAAAAAATTAATAAGCAACAACATATTTTACCAAAAAATATAAAACCTATTTTATTACTTAGTTTTGTTGGTAAATCTTATTTAAAGCAATTACAAAAAATTGGAGCCAATTATAAGCTAATGGCTTCAGTACAATTTAGCAAAATAGATAACTTAAAGATTCTTCTTAAAATTTTATTTCATAATTATTAA
- the rlpA gene encoding Endolytic peptidoglycan transglycosylase RlpA encodes MTNSKKNYVAHIAIALSLSSTVAFAAPFSPVNSGNSDIPKTNQEVYKVGNPYEVNGVKYKPQEVSNYDAIGIASWYGEDFNGKKTSNGEVYNMEELTAAHATLPMPSFVEVTNLENGKKVIVRVNDRGPFTGGRSIDVSKRAAELLGFADQGTAKVRVTLLTDISKQALADKQKINEVNNSAIDKNEKINESANQAIAEATPLSKEEIISDTEGQHMKNVNLVEPDSVKSYVPRGVFVQLGAFSDDNDNVVKEANSLSDVGVVSLQKVDVDGKNILRLRVGPYGSIDDAIKVKNRLVKLGYSSSRVVVEE; translated from the coding sequence ATGACAAATTCAAAAAAGAATTATGTAGCTCATATAGCTATAGCATTAAGTTTAAGTTCAACAGTTGCTTTTGCGGCTCCTTTTAGTCCGGTGAATTCAGGTAACTCTGATATTCCTAAAACTAATCAGGAAGTTTATAAAGTGGGTAATCCTTATGAAGTTAATGGTGTAAAGTATAAACCACAAGAGGTTTCTAATTACGATGCAATAGGTATTGCTTCTTGGTATGGTGAAGATTTTAACGGTAAAAAAACTTCTAATGGTGAGGTATATAACATGGAAGAGCTAACGGCCGCTCATGCTACTTTACCAATGCCTTCTTTTGTGGAAGTAACTAATTTAGAAAATGGTAAGAAGGTCATTGTAAGGGTTAATGATCGTGGTCCATTTACTGGTGGTAGATCTATTGATGTATCTAAAAGAGCAGCAGAATTATTAGGTTTTGCCGATCAAGGTACAGCTAAAGTACGAGTAACTTTATTAACTGATATTAGCAAACAGGCTTTAGCCGATAAGCAAAAAATTAATGAAGTTAACAATAGTGCTATAGATAAAAATGAAAAGATTAATGAAAGTGCTAACCAAGCTATAGCAGAAGCTACGCCTTTAAGTAAGGAAGAAATAATTTCCGATACCGAAGGGCAACACATGAAAAATGTGAACTTGGTAGAGCCTGATAGTGTTAAATCTTATGTACCAAGAGGTGTATTTGTACAGTTAGGAGCCTTCAGTGATGATAATGATAACGTAGTAAAAGAAGCTAACTCATTAAGTGATGTGGGTGTAGTAAGCCTACAAAAAGTTGATGTTGATGGCAAAAACATTTTAAGACTAAGAGTAGGACCTTATGGCAGTATAGATGATGCCATCAAAGTAAAAAATAGATTGGTTAAGCTAGGTTATTCATCATCTCGTGTAGTTGTTGAAGAATAG
- the dacA gene encoding D-alanyl-D-alanine carboxypeptidase DacA → MRFLFLFSCILFSYVGLAMASPKEIKLNVTNGLIIDYDSKTVLYNKNADKRIYPASLTKLMTLYIAFQEIQEGKLSLKQLATVSTNAYKKGNAATGGSTLFLEAGQKVRVEDLIKGIIVVSGNDASITLAELMAGSEESFVNLMNKKAKELGLESTHFSNSDGVYNKNHYSTTQDIVLLSYRIMSDFPQYYFLFSIKSFTYNGIKQYNRNTLLNYYDDSFLIDGIKTGHIDQSKYSLSFSAVNSNNDFRILGVLIGAPTSHYRKTEAAKAIRWVYKNFHSYTILKKGTVLAKIPVLHGLDYSYELTLDKDLIVILPKELTPKDLQVQLVHPRYILTNVAKGEKVAKVQVLMKDQDYKQYNISYDVPASEDLKQVATPLEFLLLPYNAIKKLLS, encoded by the coding sequence ATGAGGTTTCTTTTTCTTTTTTCTTGTATATTGTTTTCCTATGTAGGTTTAGCTATGGCTAGCCCAAAAGAAATTAAACTTAATGTTACTAACGGCTTAATTATTGACTATGATTCTAAAACAGTGCTATATAATAAAAATGCAGATAAGAGGATCTACCCAGCTTCACTAACCAAATTAATGACCCTCTATATTGCCTTTCAAGAAATTCAAGAAGGAAAACTATCGTTAAAGCAGCTAGCTACTGTAAGTACAAATGCTTATAAAAAAGGTAATGCTGCTACAGGTGGTTCTACTTTATTTTTAGAGGCTGGGCAAAAAGTAAGGGTAGAAGACTTAATAAAAGGAATAATTGTTGTTTCAGGCAATGATGCTTCTATTACCTTAGCAGAACTAATGGCTGGTTCGGAAGAATCTTTTGTTAATCTTATGAATAAAAAAGCTAAAGAGCTTGGTTTAGAATCTACTCATTTTAGTAATTCTGATGGAGTTTACAATAAAAACCACTATAGCACAACCCAAGATATAGTTCTTTTATCTTATAGAATAATGTCAGATTTCCCACAATACTATTTTTTATTTTCTATTAAGTCTTTTACTTATAATGGAATTAAACAATATAACCGTAATACTTTACTTAATTACTACGATGATAGTTTCCTAATTGATGGTATTAAAACTGGGCATATAGATCAATCCAAGTATTCTTTATCATTTAGTGCAGTAAATAGTAATAATGATTTTAGAATTCTAGGGGTTTTAATTGGTGCCCCCACTTCACATTATAGAAAAACTGAAGCTGCCAAAGCAATTAGGTGGGTATATAAAAATTTTCATTCTTATACTATTTTGAAAAAAGGTACTGTTCTGGCTAAAATTCCTGTGTTACATGGTTTAGATTATTCTTATGAACTTACCTTAGATAAAGATCTTATAGTTATTTTACCTAAAGAGCTAACGCCAAAAGATCTGCAAGTACAACTTGTGCATCCTCGTTATATTCTAACTAATGTTGCAAAAGGAGAAAAGGTTGCTAAGGTGCAAGTTCTTATGAAAGACCAAGATTATAAACAATATAATATTTCTTACGATGTACCTGCTAGTGAAGATCTAAAACAAGTGGCAACACCATTAGAGTTTTTACTGTTGCCCTATAATGCTATTAAGAAATTACTTAGTTAA
- a CDS encoding Thymidylate kinase, with the protein MQQAEAIRSLIFANNFSNLTELLLFSAARHENIIHEIQPSLQKGQFVLCDRFVLSTFVYQGYIKNIDLQIIANIHKTINFDLYPDLTLILDTTTATAITRIGNRHASLLNKIDNMPKEYHDNIIKGFRDYKKFYKAPTCVIAKGLSLYEIHKSIIANINKQLKLELLPLPEKVVQKLSLPKE; encoded by the coding sequence GTGCAACAAGCTGAAGCTATTCGCTCTTTAATTTTTGCTAATAATTTTTCTAATTTAACAGAACTTTTATTATTTAGTGCTGCAAGACATGAAAATATCATACATGAAATTCAGCCTAGCTTACAAAAAGGGCAGTTTGTATTGTGCGATAGGTTTGTGCTATCTACCTTTGTTTACCAAGGGTATATAAAAAATATAGACCTACAAATTATTGCTAATATTCATAAAACTATTAACTTTGATCTGTATCCAGATCTAACCCTAATTCTAGATACTACTACAGCTACAGCTATAACAAGAATTGGTAACCGCCATGCCTCTTTGTTAAATAAAATAGATAACATGCCAAAAGAATATCATGATAATATTATTAAAGGTTTTCGGGATTATAAAAAGTTTTATAAGGCTCCTACTTGTGTTATTGCTAAGGGGCTATCATTGTATGAAATTCATAAGTCTATTATTGCTAATATAAATAAGCAATTAAAGTTAGAATTACTACCACTACCTGAAAAGGTTGTTCAGAAACTGTCCTTACCAAAAGAATAG